Genomic DNA from Gemmatimonadota bacterium:
GCATCAGCAGGTTGATGATGGTGGTCTTGCCTGCCCCGGTATGGCCGACGATGGCGAGCTTCTCGCCGGGCTCCACCACGAAGCTCACATCCCGCAGCACCCAGTCGGGCTCTGCGCCCTCCGCCTCGTACGCGAACCATACCCCCTTGAACTCCACGCGCCCTTCCACCTGAGTGGGGAGCGGGGTCGGATCGGGGACATCCCGCACGGCGGGTCGCCGGTCGAGCAACTTGAAGATGCGCTCGGATGAGGCCATGGCGCCCTGCAGCAGGTTGTACTTCTCGGACAGGTCCTGGATGGGGCGGAAGAAGCGCCGTGCGTACTGGATGAAGGCCACCATCACGCCGACCTGGATGGTTTCTGCCAGAACCTGGCCGCCTCCCCACCACAGGATCAGCGCCAGGGCGGTGGCCGTGAACAGCTCGATCAGAGGAAAGAACAGTGCGTAGTACGTGATCGAGCGGAGATGCGCTTCCAGATAGGCCCGATCCAAAGCCCGAAACGCGTCGGAGTCCCGCTGTTCCCGATTGAAGAGCTGGACCACCCGCATCCCGGTGAGGCGTTCGTGCAGGTAGGCGTTGATGCGAGCCAGGCGCAGGCGGATGTCCCGGTAAGCGACGCGGACCTTGGCGCGGAACACGAAGGCGGTCACGAACACCAGGGGGAGCACCGCGAAGGTGATGAGCGCCAAGCGCCAGTCCATGCGCAGCATGGCCACCACGATGAACACCAGAGTGAAGACGTCGCCGAACACCGTGACGATCCCGGAGCTGAACAGCTCGTTCAGCGTCTCGACGTCGCTGGTGATGCGGGTCATCAGCCGCCCGACCGGGTTCTTGTCGTAGTAGCGGAGGTCGAGGCGTTGCAGATGCGCGAAGATCTCCCGCCGCAGGTCGAGCATCACCTTCTGGCCCAACCAGGTGGTGAGGATCTGCTGGACGTACTGAGCCAGGAACACACCGACCAGCGAGCCGAGGAAGAGCAGCGCCAGTACCGCCAACTGGTGTCGGTCGCCGGCGGGGATGGCCTCGTCGATGGCCATCTGGGTGAGCCAGGGTCCCACGACCTCCAGGGCGGCGGAGGCCACCAGGACCGCGATGGCCAGTGCCACCAACGCTGCGTGGGGATGCAGGTAGCGGAGCAGGCGTCGCATCAGCGCGGCGTCGTACGCCTTGCCGAGCGCTTCTTCTTCCTGGATCGGGACGGGGTCAGCCATGGCAGAAGGGTCCTCGCTACCCGGGGCCGGGGAAGCCAGTTCCGAAAGCCAACCCCGCGCTGGGGCACATGGCTCTAACTTCGAGGAGCCCCGCCTGCGACCAGGAGAACGACATGCTTGCCCGACCCGCGCTGGTCTTCTCGTCCGCACTGCTGCTGGCCGCTTGCGGCACGGGGGACTCTCCCGGCCTCCCCGTCGTGGTCACGGACTCCGCTGGCGTGAAGATCATCGAGAATCCCGCTCCCACCGAGCTCGGCCCCTGGACCCGTACGGTAGGAGCGACACTCCTGCGCCACGCGCCCGGCGCCGATGCGCCCGAGCCTCCTCTCTACCGCATCTCGGGAGCCCGACGACTGTCGGATGGTCGACTCGCGGTCAGCGACCAGGGGGCCAAGGGAGTGCGGTTGTACAGCGCACAGGGGGTGTGGGAGCGCACGATGGGAGCGGAAGGGCAGGGCCCCGGTGAATTCCAGAATCCGGTGCTCCTCGGTCTGGTCGGAGAGGATTCGCTCGTTGTGGGCGACGTGGACAACCGCCGCATCACGATCCTGCATCCCGACGTGGGGCTGGTCCGCACTGCGGCGATTCCTGACGCGGCCGGCGGCTACCCGATTCCACAGGGCCTGTTGGACGACGGCAGCGTGCTGGTGGGCGGCGGGTTCTTCTTCTCGTCCGGCCAGGGTCGCCAGATGCAGAGCGGTGTGTCGAGGGGCCCGACCACGTTTGCCGCGTTGTTCCCGGACGGAGCATTGCGTGCGGCCCTCGGTGAGTTCCCCGGGATCGAGATGTACTGGGAGGTCAGCGCCTCGGGACTGCGGGGCCGCCTGATCCCCTTCGGCAAGATCCCCGTGGCGGCGGCGGGTGCGTCGAGGATCTACCTGGGGACTTCGGACCGCTACGAGATCCTCGCGTTCGACCAAGAAGGAGCGTTGCGTGAGATCATCCGCAGCCGGTATCAACCGCCCGCGGTCAGTGCCGAAGATCTGCGGCACTACCGGGATGAGCGGCTCGAGGATGCGGATGACGCGGAGGAGCGCCGCCAGATCGAGGACGATCTGAACCAGACGCCTCCGGCCGAGCGTTGGCCGGCCTACCAGAGTTTTCTGGTGGACGGCGCTGGCCGTCTGTGGGTCGGGGCCTATCGCGGTCCCGGGGACGACGATCCGGTGTACGCGGTCTTCGCAGCCGACGGCAGGATGCTGGGTACCGTGGCGTTTCCCCCGCGCTTCCGGCCCTTCGACATCGGGGACGACTACGTGCTGGGGAGTCGCTTCGACGAGCTCGATCAGGAAACGCTGGAGATGGTCGCGCTGCAGGGCGGGTGACGGTCGGCGCTGGGTCGCCGCTTGCGATGCCACGCGCGCCCTGACGACAATGGGCCGGCCGGGCTCCTCCGCGGAGCAGGGCACCCACTCCCTCCGTCGGAGCGCACCCATGAAACGCACCTTGCTCCAGAGCGCCTGCGTCGCGGCCGCGGCGCTGTGCCTGGCTGCCCCTCACGCGACGTCGGCGC
This window encodes:
- a CDS encoding ABC transporter ATP-binding protein; its protein translation is MADPVPIQEEEALGKAYDAALMRRLLRYLHPHAALVALAIAVLVASAALEVVGPWLTQMAIDEAIPAGDRHQLAVLALLFLGSLVGVFLAQYVQQILTTWLGQKVMLDLRREIFAHLQRLDLRYYDKNPVGRLMTRITSDVETLNELFSSGIVTVFGDVFTLVFIVVAMLRMDWRLALITFAVLPLVFVTAFVFRAKVRVAYRDIRLRLARINAYLHERLTGMRVVQLFNREQRDSDAFRALDRAYLEAHLRSITYYALFFPLIELFTATALALILWWGGGQVLAETIQVGVMVAFIQYARRFFRPIQDLSEKYNLLQGAMASSERIFKLLDRRPAVRDVPDPTPLPTQVEGRVEFKGVWFAYEAEGAEPDWVLRDVSFVVEPGEKLAIVGHTGAGKTTIINLLMRFYEPQRGEILLDGIPIRELRQRDLRDSIGLVLQDVFLFSDDVHANIRLGSPDVDDARVRFAAEQIGAAPFIERLPGGYSQKLGERGASLSVGERQLISFARALAFDPRVLVLDEATSSVDSEIEAKIEAATDRLMAGRTSLVIAHRLSTVQNADRILVLHHGQVVEQGSHAELLEQEGLYARLYELQFVRSAA